Sequence from the Thermothelomyces thermophilus ATCC 42464 chromosome 2, complete sequence genome:
ACATACCCAGTCGGCACATTGGTGGAAGCAACGGATTGCGCGATTCAGCGCAAGCCATTGTGGTCATGCGACTTCCCGCCCAGAGCCCGGGCTGGAGTTACAGCCTTTTTTTGGAAGGAGACTTTTTCCTCGGCTGCGAGGGGCTGGCACCACTTACTCTTACTCTCTACACAACCCATCCCGGTCTTAAAAGTCCTTTCTCCTGCTCCAGACTTCCCCTCAAAACCGAACGGTGTCACAGCAACCAGCCATATTTGCGGCAAGTCGCAATCACCTCAATTTCAGATCTCTCGACCGTAAAAGCTCAGCCTTCACATCGAGCTCTCCTCTGCAAAAGTCTCCGGACAACAACAAGACACAACGGCACTGTAGCCACCGCATACCACAAGTACTCTACATACCCATATACAAAGGCACCGCGACCTACTCCACCACCTAGCAACAAGCAACCAATTCAAAGAGGTTATAATGGCCTACACCATCACCGAACCACACCCGACGGTGCCCCAAAACAGCTACACCCACtcgggccgcggcggccttGGCAACTTCTTCCGTGCGCCAGCAACGACCTCCCCAAGCGGCGTGCCGACCCCGGCCACCACGAGCacgacctcctcctccagcagCCGCCGCTTCTACtcgggccgcggcggcgccggtaACGCCCACGCGGCCTCGGAGCGGCCCGTGATCTCGTTCGACGAGGAGTACGCGCGCGCCGAGGTGCGCgagaagaaggcggccgGCATGAGCCACGTcgggcgcggcggcgccggcaacATCTTCTTCACTAGCCCCTCGGCAGACGAGGACGGCGCCACGCTCGGTCGTCGCGACTCGGCCAGCACCCAGGGCAGCTGGCGGTCCTCGACGTCGACCGTCAGCTCGCTCGCCGGCTTCTGGGGTCGGGTGAAGAGCGCGGGGCACTagagctctctctctcactcACACACTCTCTCCCTTTCTCTCCTTTGTTGTCTAATCGGTTGTATTGTCTTTGCAAGCAAGGCGTTTTGGCGAGCGTCAAGGGAAGGGCTATGTGTTAGGAGCGGCGACCATGTCACGCTCAAAGTCCGTTCTGGGTTTGGGCACGgtgaaaagggaaaaaaaaaaaagttcaTGTGATGTTGAGGAAGGGAACGGATGGAGCACGGGTTGTGTCAGTAGGGCAGAGCTCTGCTCGCCCGTCATGCACGAGGAAAAAGGATCAgaacaaaaagaaaaaggcgCGGGATTCATGGGGATGGGCGTTCTTCTTGACGGACTTGTACGAATCAATATACCCCCAACTGCGATGATGGTTTTTCTTGGCACAATGTACTCATTATGAGTCTTTTGGATTTCTGCGCATCGGTGAATCGTGATGCCCTTGATCATGGAAAGAGATTTCCACCAGTTATTCTGTCTAGCCAAGGCCTTGTTCCGTCAATCAAAACTGGGTATCATTCATCTTCTCTAAACGCTCGCGGCAAGCTGCTCTTCATCACAGCACACGCACTATCCGACACCCCGGCTTCCATCGATCGCTTCACGAACCACGTCTCGCACATCATTCATCATGTCTCCGTAATCTGCGACGGGCAGGAACTTCGCACTCCGACCACGCAAGTTCAAGACGCCCTCCTTCAGTGGCTTTTGGTGGTTCACATATGTACTCGGCGAAATCGATATGAGACTAGGCTGAACCGCCGAGGGGCCAGCTCGTGAGACATCTTCCTTACAGGGCGGCGAACTCATGTGAATTTGGTATGGATAATGTCAGGGTTCTCATGCCAGTCATCGATGCTGACCCACATCTATATCAACACATAATCGAATGATTAGCCCCTCACTGGTCTTTGCTAGGCAGACGATTGAAAGGAacaagaggggggggggaagaagaagaagaaagaaaggcGCGCGACCAACCTTTCTGAAGGTGCTCAGGCCGGCAAGGATGCTGCCACCGATCCAGGTTGAGTACTTGCGCTCCGGAGGCGCAAAGATCTTTATCCTCATGTCTTTGACGGCGACGCGCTGCACCTCGGACAGCAGGCGGTCGCCAAAGCCCTTGGTGAGGGTGCTGCCGCCGGACAGCACAATGTTGGAGTACAGATCTTTGCGCAGGTCGAGGTCGGTCCTGTTGATCGAGTCGACGACGATCTGGTGCACGCCGGGGTACTCGAGTCCGATAATTTCTGGGTCAAAGAGGATCTCGGGGGCGCGGAAGCGTTCGGCGCCGATCTGTAAAGGATCATCATGTTAAGACCGggcttcttttttttttggtttggTTTGGTTTGGTTTGGTTTGAATGTTGTGACGAGCCCTCAGGGGAAAATAAAATAAATCCCCCCATTCCACCGGACGCATACCTTGAGCTTGTTCCCATCTGGCAACACGTACTCGGCAACCTTGCTCTGGTCCAGCTTGGCTGCCGCCcactccttctcctccttgcgCGGGTCTTTGGCGATGTAGGTGACGGCCTCCTTGATCAGCCGGACCACCTCCTTCTCGGCGCTCGTGTGGAAGACGTAGCCGCTCTTGCGGAGCAGCGTCTGCAGGTACTCGGTCACGTCCCGCCCCGCCACGTCAATCCTCCGAATGCTGTTGGGCACCGTGAATCCTTGGAATACCGGCACGGCATGCGACACGCCGTCGCCCGAGTCGAGCACCACACCGGTGGTCCGGCCGCTGGCGTACAGGGAGAGGACGGCTTGGATGGAGGTGTAGATGGCTGGTACGTTGAAGGTCTCGAAGAGGATTTGGGCGGCCGTGTCCCGGTTGGAGCGCGGGTTTAGCGGTGGCTCGGTCAGGAGTACGGGGTGCTGCagaggaggggggagggggagggggagggggagggggaatgGTTAGCTGTGCGTGTCCCGCGCGGGCTCGGTGCATCTGGAGGGCGGTACCTCTTCGCTGTCCGTCTTTAGACCCTCCTCGTACACGTATGCCCATATCTTCTCCATGTCGTCCCAGTCGGTGACGATGCCGTGCTCCAGCGGGTAATGAATCTTGAGCAGCCCACGAAGCTCGGTTGCCGCCTTCTGGCCGATGAACACATCCCCTTCCAGCGCGCCGGCCAACACCCGAAGGTGCTTCGGCCTCCCCACCCAGGAGGGGAAGTGACATTTTGGGACGTCTTCTCCGGCGAAGCCAGCCCGTATCGTCCCGGACCCGTTGTCCAGCACAATGGGCGCGTTGTGTAGCGTGTCGGCCATCTCGGACTCGGCGTTGGCACAAGGCTATCGTCTCGACATGCAAGGGCCCAGAAAGCTAAGATTTCTTTTGGCGGTTTCGCGTGCCCGTTGTTACCGCCGGCGAATTCCTCGGACTGACCTGCGTGTCAACCCCAGCACGCTCGCTCGAGATCGTGGGTGTGCCTTCACTCCAACGAAGGGCAGCGATGCTCTTCGTTCCCGGGCCCTGCAAGGTTTCTGGTACGAATCGCGGAAGATCGTGCACGGATACCTTCTGAGCGCGCCCCTTGCAGGTCGATTTAGCGAGCGGTTCCTCTTCTTTCTGGGTTGTGGTTCCACGGGGTAGCCCTATGTTATGTTCAGACCCTTGAATCTCGACGCGTTCGACAAAGATGCGACGTTCGCGCGCATCATTGGCGGTCGGCCGAACCAAGCTCATGTGTGGACCCAGCTATCAACAAGGGGCATGCAACACGGGCCAAGTTCGAAAAAGCTCCCTTATCGATAGCGCATATTGGTACTCGGTACCTTAAAAGGTATTGAGCAACAGCATTCACCAACTGTTTATAAGACGAAGGCAAGTCCAATGAAGTACAGGGCGGCCAGGTACGGAACATGACAGGCTACATCGCTCACCGCAGACACGGCGGAAAACCCGCAGCAAGCCCCAAGGAATTTTACGTGTAGCAAAGAACTAAACTCGAATACGCTCATGTTCGCATTTGAACAATCCGAGGATTCGGGCCAACAACGCATTGGCCAAGCAGCGCCTGTCAACTTggtctgtatgtatgtacatacatagtaccAGAGTTGTGTAGCGTTGCGCAACGAAACAGCGGCTCTCAACAAACGAGCGCCCGATGCAGAGGGGGGtagccaaaaaaaaaacgttCACGCGGATTCTTTTGTTTTTTCTCCCTTCGCTCCTTCACGAGATTGTATAGTTCTCTGCCTGTCTCTCTCATCGAGTGTGCACACAAAGGTATGCAGGCCGACCGTTTGGCAGCTAACCAACTGGTGGATGCGCGGCCGTGATCGGGCCTTAACCCAGGATCCGGAATTCAGCAGAGGGCGACGGGACCCGTGGGGTCCGATGTCCGTTGCTTAGTGTACGGAGGTAGTTGCGCGCCTGTGGACCAGGATCCCCGGAGACCCACAACGGAACGGGAGGAGCCTTATCACCCTTCAGGAACGCCAAAAGAGGGAAATCCATCGTCTTTCGCGGCTCCCCAACTCTGGGCGACATTGCATCTCGACATTCAACATCGCTCTTCTCTCGGGTTAAATAAGCATTTTTTCGCCAGTTACTTAATCGACGAATCGTGGCTGCAATTTAGCGCACGGATACCCATATATTTAGAGCACCATGGCAGGTTATCAGGCGCCGGAAGACGCGATTGAAGTAGACGAGGTCAGTTCGTGCAATGGTCCCACCCGTCATCATCGTGGAACCGTTCGTTCTTGCAGTGGGCTGACCCCAGCGCAACAGCCATGGGACCAAGAAAGCCTTGACGATGAGGCCGACGATGAGGTGAGTGGCCTATTCAAGTTTTCGAGGGTCGGGGCAATGGAGGTTCCGATTATATGTACCAATCCCGGCGACACCACCGCACTCACACATGCAAACGCGCGCACGCACACCCAGGCCGCTGAACTGTCGAGTTCCGGGAGCTCGTTGACTTCGCTCACATCTTCGATGCTCAAAGGCAAAGTTGAGGATGGGCGGGTCTATGCCGTGTACGGCAAAGAAGGTGTGCAGGCTCAACGAAGCGGCACAGCCTAGACGCTGCTAACATGGACCCCAGAATACGGAATGCCGATGGACGACGTTGAGCTGGATCGAATCGGTCAGTCATTTCTTTCTACCACCAATTTGGTCGCACTTCTCCACAAGGTATAGTAAACGGGGCTCGAGGGGGAACCCTCTGAAACCTGTCTCGCCCTCGGCGGCCTTCAGGCCAAGACAACGCAGTAGACAATGGAGCTTTGTGGCTGACTAGCAAGCACAGACATGTGCCACGCCAAGTACTATGCGCTGCTCGAGAAGAAACGCTTCCTCGCCCCAATAGGGGATAACCCTCAGAGGATACTAGATCTGGGCTGCGGAACCGGTGAGTACATGCGTTCACACTGGGCGACATGCACGACGGGTTTGGCGCGGGAGGTCGCGGAACTGACATGTTATATGTCTCAGGCATATGGTCGATAGACATCGCGGATATGTATCCTTCCGCCGATGTCCGCCTGCATTTTTGGtttcttttttcccctcCTTTTTCTCTTTCCGGTGTCGGTTCTAACCCGGCGCTAGGTTTTGGGAGTTGACATTGCACCAACACAACCAGAATGGTGAGTTCACCCCGGACCCACACTTGCTTATAGGGAAGCGAACTGATAAAGGCAGGGTCCCGTCAAACTGCCATTTCGAACTGGACGATGTCGAGGAGGACTGGGCTTGGAAGGAGGACTCGTTCGACTTCATCTTCGCGCGCGACCTCATCCTTGCCATTCGGGACTGGCCCAGGCTCATTGACCAAATATACACGTATGGGATACACTCTCCATACATATCACGCTCATAACTAGAAATACGTTCTACATATGTATCCTGTTCCCGGCTAACGGCAACAGACACCTTAAGCCCGGTGGTTACGCCGAATTCCAGTGCGTGACGGGTGTTCTAGGCTGCGACGACGACTCGCTTCCAGAGGATAGCCCGGTGGGCAAGTTCTCGGATGCGCTGTATGACAGCACACACATCTTCGGCACACCCGTCGATGACCCGACCCGGTGGAAGGGCTGGCTTGAGCAGCGCGGCTTCGAGCATGTCACCGAGGTGGTCTACAAGATGCCATGCAACCCGTGGCCCAAAGACCAGCGTCTCAAGCTCGTCGGTGCTTTTGAAATGGAGAACCTCCTGCAGGGATTGAGCGGGATGGTGACGAGGCTCTTTGTCAAGGCGCTCAATTGGACGCCCGAGCAGGTGCAGCTGTTCCTGGTTGACGTGAGGAGGGAGATCAAAAACCGGAATTTGCATGTCTATTGGCCGTTGTAAGTATCTCCCGCCTTTTCCACCCTTGATCCTGCTTCCCCTTCTCTGCCAGGCTTATTAAAGGCAGCAGGGGTTCGCTAACAGTCTCAGCTACGTCGTATACGCGCGGAAACCAGGCGGGTCCTCCAACGCTGACACGGCGGTATCAACATCTCCGCCTGAATCGTCAACAACATAAACGGCCCTCTCCGTTTCCGAATCAAGAGCGAAGTTCAAGATGGTTCCAATTGCAGATGGCTTCTGCCAGCTTTGGTAATGTTCAGCGTGCATTGCCTCAGCGAAGTCGGTATCCGAAGCTGTGCAGCAAGCGCATGATACCGATACTCAGGCGGGCGGACCTTCATTTCACCTCTCTCCTCATTCTCCTCTCACCGATTCAGTCATCCTAACAAGTACCGCTGGCGGTCACGACACTGGAAGAACATTTCGAGTTGATTCGAGCCGTCTACGCCATCCAGAGCGCCCCATCTTTCCGATATCGCTCCATGCAAGATATCCCAACCCGATCAACGCCGATAAACCAAATGCAGTCCGGTTCACACGTATATGCCGTCCCGCCGATCCGCCGATCATCACGGCTGGCCCTTATTCTTTCCTTCCGCCTCGACACGGTTCACCCATCGAAACAGTACCGGCTCAGTCAGGCACCTACACGTGCCCATCCAGTATACACTTGGCCGCATAAGGCCACCCCAACAGGGTCAGGCCAACGGGAAGGTACCTATATGAGACCGTCGTCACCGTCAGCAGGAGTTTGGCTTTCATCTCCCTTCGCGTATGGATGGACACCATTCAAGAGGAAGCGATGCAAAGAATGAAGAGACGGAGGAAGGAAGAAGGGGGAGGAAGGGTGTCAGGGTAGGAAGCCAAGGAATGGACAAAATACCAAGAGGCAGGGAGGGAGGCttggggaggggagggaacAACAACGTACACAGCAGCTTGGCCCAAAGAGCGGCGGACCAGCTTGCCCCAgtcggccggggccgggttCGTGGCCACGGGCAGGCGCTGGAAGGGGTGCGGCTCGAAGGAGCGGGCGACGGCGCGCAGGCCTTGCAGGATGGAAAAGGGTTGGCGGCCGCGAGCGATGGTTCGGCGCGGCAGGAGGGGCCGGGCGGTCATTGCTGCGCGGGAAAACATGTTTTCTTTTGTTTGGTTTATTGGCTCCTTTGGTTGGTTGCGCAAGGTTTGTTGAAGGGTTCTCTGGGAGTCGCGAGGATTCCGAGGCgcgaaagggggggggggtaggCTGCTGTTACGAATCCCGAAGGTTTTAAAGAggagaaggaaaaaaaagaagacgaGGGCGGAGATGTGCAAGGCTCGTACCGCGCTGATACAGAGATTGAGGGAAGAATGGACAACTCCTGATATTGACGTCGACGCTGACACTTATTATGTATTTGTGTTATGTACGAAGTTGATGAAGGAGCCGCAGCGCCGAAACCAATCACCAtttttatatataacctTAGGAGCTGACTTGCCGGCATTCCTTTCTCTCACTTTCCTTTCCCCGGCGAGCGAGGTAGGTAGTCAGGAGAGCCGAAGCCCGCCTCGCCCGTCATCATGCCATACCACCTATTTCGGGACCCACCCGTCGCCGTCTCCTCCCGAAATCTCACGGAAACATCGCCGTCGGCCCACGCAAGCCTCGAGCGAGGCAGGACCTACTACCCGCCTCGATCTAAGCCGGCGTGGTATTGAAAGTCGATAAAACAAGTTAGGAGCTGCAGAGCGTAACTACGTTAGCTGGAGGgttgttttgtttttttcACCCCTTGCTTTTTTTTGGAACAAGATTCTCAAGTGGGATCACTCCAGGGAAAAACGAGCATCTAGTTAGTGTAAACCCCCTCCTcccatcatcatcagccTCTCTCCCCAACGGCTGCGGCAGCATGGCAAACCTTCGGGGCCCTGACCAATGAGCGTGGCGCGTGCCTGTGCGTACTCAAGTAGGGCCGGGCAAGAACCGTCTGACTCTGGGCTGATGTTTGGACGAAGGTGGCACGATTTTGCGCTCGGGTCGGGGGGCGGAACTGGGGTGGGTTCAGTG
This genomic interval carries:
- a CDS encoding actin2-like protein gives rise to the protein MADTLHNAPIVLDNGSGTIRAGFAGEDVPKCHFPSWVGRPKHLRVLAGALEGDVFIGQKAATELRGLLKIHYPLEHGIVTDWDDMEKIWAYVYEEGLKTDSEEHPVLLTEPPLNPRSNRDTAAQILFETFNVPAIYTSIQAVLSLYASGRTTGVVLDSGDGVSHAVPVFQGFTVPNSIRRIDVAGRDVTEYLQTLLRKSGYVFHTSAEKEVVRLIKEAVTYIAKDPRKEEKEWAAAKLDQSKVAEYVLPDGNKLKIGAERFRAPEILFDPEIIGLEYPGVHQIVVDSINRTDLDLRKDLYSNIVLSGGSTLTKGFGDRLLSEVQRVAVKDMRIKIFAPPERKYSTWIGGSILAGLSTFRKMWVSIDDWHENPDIIHTKFT